In one Culex quinquefasciatus strain JHB chromosome 2, VPISU_Cqui_1.0_pri_paternal, whole genome shotgun sequence genomic region, the following are encoded:
- the LOC119765951 gene encoding uncharacterized protein LOC119765951, whose product MARTLGLSFEKCNVTVIGANAVKTQAKKGVNLTFSSRYCQFQDNISCLISDNPTRRIPSARIETAAWHIPSDAFLADPKFSEPHEIDLVMASNYVWNLLRTDRVKLANGTVTLRETDLGWIVTGVYDPFQQLSCQVVHSNITLKDHLNNAIEKFWLVEELADKQLQTNEEQEVEEHFRGTHGRDKSGRFVVQLPFKDTVLELGDNRRNPELREQFTAFVEEYEALGHCKEIYEQQDPPEVPKYYLPHHAVLKPSSSSTNLRVVFDASAKPDKYSLNDVLKLGPTVQNDLFSIVLRFRSHPVALTADVVKIYRQ is encoded by the exons ATGGCTCGAACCCTCGGCCTATCCTTCGAAAAGTGTAACGTGACGGTCATTGGAGCCAACGCAGTGAAGACGCAAGCAAAGAAGGGAGTCAACCTTACCTTCTCGTCAAGGTACTGTCAGTTCCAAGACAACATCTCGTGTCTGATTTCGGACAACCCCACGAGACGGATCCCGTCGGCGAGAATCGAGACAGCTGCCTGGCACATCCCGAGCGACGCGTTCCTGGCAGACCCGAAGTTCAGCGAGCCGCACGAGATCGACCTGGTCATGGCGTCGAACTACGTGTGGAACTTGCTGCGAACGGATCGAGTGAAATTGGCGAACGGCACCGTGACTCTGCGTGAAACCGATCTGGGCTGGATCGTGACTGGCGTGTACGACCCGTTCCAGCAGCTGAGTTGCCAAGTCGTCCACTCGAACATCACGCTGAAGGATCATCTGAACAACGCAATCGAGAAGTTCTGGCTGGTCGAAGAACTAGCCGACAAGCAGTTGCAAACCAACGAAGAACAGGAAGTGGAAGAGCACTTTCGCGGCACTCACGGCCGCGACAAAAGTGGCCGCTTCGTCGTCCAGTTGCCGTTCAAGGACACGGTTCTTGAGCTGGGCGACAACCGA CGCAACCCGGAACTCCGAGAACAGTTCACGGCGTTCGTCGAAGAGTACGAGGCACTGGGTCACTGCAAGGAGATTTATGAACAACAAGACCCACCAGAAGTGCCTAAGTACTACCTGCCGCACCACGCTGTGCTCAAACCGTCCAGTTCGTCCACGAATCTGCGAGTGGTTTTCGACGCCAGCGCCAAGCCCGACAAGTACTCCCTGAACGATGTGTTGAAGTTGGGACCGACCGTCCAGAACGACCTGTTCTCCATCGTTCTTCGATTCCGTAGTCATCCGGTCGCATTAACCGCCGACGTGGTGAAGATATATCGGCAGTGA
- the LOC6050803 gene encoding insulin-like growth factor-binding protein complex acid labile subunit, with the protein MKMLVMMVATVVALVPMIGAISYCPNSCTCDDEKLHVTCGEGELDVLPIALNPSIRRLVIKFHRIRSIDSSIQFYTELTMLDLSYNHLLSIPEQIFMYQKKLLQLHLNNNKIGSLSNKTFTGLTELRVLNLRGNFLDQVTGEMFRTLPKLEELNLGGNRISQLDAKAFEGLTELRILYLDDNAIKTIPTLSLTPLKTLAELYMGTNSLYKIQPGAFEGLQSLRRLDIHGSMLVNITVDTFRGLESIRALDLSDNHLLKVPTLQLSVLKRLEDLVIGQNDFETIPEGAFFGLTNLKSVDISGALNLKRIQKDAFSANPNLESVTIASNKELLEIDEGAFSGLPHIKKVILRDNKISTFREELLPWKHLTDFDLSENPLSCDCQLLWLRNLLHRKNVETEEAQIVCAYPDRLHGESLRDITPEMLGCQHLQSKERAIFGAIIVASAATVTTFVLIVYRLRHRILDIFRRHWRTTKRDTLQEEKDMEIQKSLGEGDYHQPHCNIYTYNYHPVFRNQQQHPSMYAGGQYSLPFPHYQAGSHHHQQQQIPLPQTPVVNGSLTLGHLPSSLSGHSSGASSSGSTGTATTTIYSPQYAHHIYEVPKNVADT; encoded by the coding sequence atgaagatGCTAGTGATGATGGTGGCCACTGTGGTGGCGCTGGTCCCGATGATCGGGGCCATTTCGTACTGCCCGAACAGTTGCACGTGTGACGACGAAAAGTTGCACGTGACGTGCGGTGAGGGTGAGCTGGACGTTCTTCCGATCGCGCTGAATCCGTCGATTAGGCGGCTCGTCATCAAATTCCACCGGATCCGGTCAATCGACTCGTCGATTCAGTTCTACACCGAACTGACAATGTTGGATCTGAGTTACAACCATTTGCTGAGCATCCCGGAGCAGATCTTCATGTACCAGAAGAAGCTGCTACAGCTACACTTGAACAACAATAAGATTGGATCGCTCAGTAACAAGACGTTTACCGGCTTGACGGAACTCCGGGTTCTGAACCTGCGCGGAAACTTCCTCGATCAGGTCACGGGTGAAATGTTCCGCACGCTGCCCAAGCTCGAAGAGCTCAACTTGGGAGGAAACCGGATCAGTCAGCTGGACGCGAAGGCATTCGAAGGCCTGACGGAACTTCGCATCCTCTACCTGGACGATAACGCGATCAAGACGATTCCAACGCTCTCGTTGACCCCGCTGAAGACCCTGGCTGAACTGTACATGGGTACGAACTCGCTGTACAAGATTCAACCCGGGGCGTTCGAGGGGCTTCAATCGCTGCGACGACTCGACATCCACGGGTCTATGCTGGTCAACATCACCGTTGATACCTTCCGAGGCCTGGAAAGCATTCGCGCGTTGGACCTTTCCGATAACCATCTGCTGAAGGTACCGACGTTGCAGTTGAGTGTGCTGAAACGGCTCGAGGATCTGGTGATTGGTCAGAACGACTTCGAGACGATTCCTGAAGGAGCGTTCTTTGGATTGACGAACTTGAAGAGCGTCGACATCTCGGGAGCGCTGAACCTGAAGCGCATCCAGAAGGATGCTTTTTCCGCGAACCCAAACCTGGAGTCGGTAACGATTGCGTCCAACAAGGAACTGCTGGAGATCGATGAGGGCGCCTTCTCCGGACTTCCCCACATCAAGAAGGTCATTCTGCGCGACAACAAGATCTCCACGTTCCGCGAGGAACTGCTCCCGTGGAAGCACCTAACGGACTTCGATCTCTCGGAGAACCCACTAAGCTGCGACTGTCAACTGCTCTGGCTACGCAACCTCCTCCACCGGAAGAACGTCGAAACGGAGGAGGCCCAAATCGTGTGCGCCTACCCGGACCGTCTCCACGGAGAATCCCTCCGAGACATCACCCCCGAAATGCTCGGCTGCCAGCACCTCCAGTCCAAGGAACGCGCCATCTTCGGTGCCATCATCGTCGCGTCCGCCGCCACCGTCACGACCTTCGTGCTGATCGTGTACCGCCTGCGCCACCGCATCCTGGACATCTTCCGGCGGCACTGGCGCACCACCAAGCGGGACACCCTGCAGGAGGAAAAGGACATGGAGATCCAAAAGTCCCTCGGTGAAGGCGACTACCACCAGCCGCACTGCAACATCTACACGTACAACTACCACCCGGTGTTcaggaaccagcagcagcaccccTCCATGTACGCCGGAGGCCAGTACTCGCTGCCCTTCCCGCACTACCAGGCCGGAAGTCAtcatcaccagcagcagcagatcccGCTGCCCCAAACGCCCGTCGTCAACGGATCGCTTACGCTGGGTCACCTACCTTCTTCGTTGAGTGGCCACAGCTCGGGCGCGTCCTCGTCCGGCTCGACCGGAACGGCCACGACGACGATCTACTCGCCGCAGTACGCGCACCACATATACGAGGTGCCCAAGAACGTCGCGGACACTTAG